A portion of the Cryptomeria japonica chromosome 5, Sugi_1.0, whole genome shotgun sequence genome contains these proteins:
- the LOC131031317 gene encoding protein SUPPRESSOR OF MAX2 1: MRAGLSTVQQTLTPEAANILNHAIAEACRRGHGQTTPLHVAATLLAAPASHLRQACIRSHPNSTHPLQCRALELCFSVALERLPAAQGLVPGSEPPISNALMAALKRAQAHQRRGCPEQQQQPLLAVKVELEQLIVSILDDPSVSRVMKEASFSSPAVKATIEQAISMASSHSSISLPSSAMDRVGFRLSSTPSILGNLGRNQHFEAINRNLDEVSSHPISQRNPYLSHRLQTTMGASDLSSNRNEEIRKVMEILLRVKKRNPILVGEKEPEAVMKELVHRIEKGETPEQLRGVQILETEISSFCSGNRDKDNIDMKFKELDRVVESHLNGGVILNVGDLRWLVEQPKAGGGAAIGVGVSSSVQQVVSKLGHLLARHGTSGRIWLIGIATCETYLRCQVYHPSVESDWEMQPVPMAARPAPGMFQRYVVSNSMDSLIPLKPFPAMVPPAKKSAESNELKKKIHCCSQCMANYEQELSKMEEEKKASVLSASPQSISEDQTSQTLPPWLKSAARTTSSVKGPDTLQAKDQELVWNKKLDEMQKKWSDTCRSLHPHFHVLRPVISVSQQESLRTPAQAMDANEKRQIDCTVENSGFQDPSRGNRMFSMPLDSLWHPSSQSQCAVPILAQTNGTVVEGISRASFTKGHARIPQVGLGGSSCDPSMSLPRSCHASTPQPTSVMTDLALGRSSLLLSPSCNISTIGERNPVELSHKERLNDLPGCRPSNFNLPWQLSPKVSTRLTDAHPPGATRSLFDQKSSKDFGSNQHVDADAFKKVYKGLDEKVGWQNEAVVSVTNAIMQCRSGNKRRGMGLKGDIWLLFMGPDRVAKWKMAAALPELIFGSERNFVCIKLSSHDSVMSSSWNQGPCEYAVNFRGKTALDRIAEAVRQNPFSVVLLEDVDQADSLIHGSLIQAIEKGRLSDSHGREVSVGNVIFIMTSSRTEKDQESARQDVRFSEEKVAMACGWPMQLSVDSARFEVLISKCKRVFVTNSSQESENKNNEPLPLGLGLRGKRKADWMKNEPAQNDCGKNLKKISKEPLVCLDLNLSVEENDATDFSVSQGPAEACQGSRDSSDLTVEQGVKFASEHFKELADLVDERVVFKPYDFESLADKIVETISSKFFSIIGAEGLMEIDVKALEQILASVWFNPDGMKMFENWIEQVLECSLMEVRTSCNVSADTVIKLFIEKDCFSGGKPPAACLPRKISVNRRTKPCQNAGAI, translated from the exons ATGCGAGCAGGGCTTAGTACAGTGCAGCAGACATTAACCCCAGAGGCGGCAAACATATTGAATCATGCCATAGCAGAAGCTTGCCGCCGAGGACATGGGCAGACCACTCCTCTTCATGTTGCTGCAACGCTTCTGGCAGCACCTGCTAGTCATCTTCGCCAAGCATGCATTCGATCGCATCCTAATTCAACTCATCCCCTTCAATGCCGGGCACTGGAACTTTGTTTCAGTGTGGCTCTGGAGCGATTGCCAGCAGCGCAGGGCCTTGTTCCTGGTAGCGAACCCCCAATTTCAAATGCTCTCATGGCCGCCCTTAAGCGAGCCCAGGCACATCAGAGGAGAGGATGTCCTGAGCAGCAGCAGCAGCCTCTGTTGGCAGTTAAGGTAGAATTGGAACAACTTATTGTATCGATACTTGATGATCCCAGTGTCAGCAGGGTGATGAAGGAGGCTAGTTTTTCTAGCCCTGCTGTGAAGGCAACTATTGAGCAGGCCATCAGTATGGCTAGCTCTCATTCATCGATCTCCCTTCCATCTAGCGCCATGGATCGCGTGGGCTTCAGATTGAGCAGCACACCTTCAATTTTGGGAAACCTGGGCAGAAACCAGCATTTTGAGGCAATCAATAGAAACTTAGATGAAGTAAGCTCTCACCCAATTTCACAAAGAAATCCCTACTTGAGCCACCGGTTACAGACAACAATGGGTGCCTCCGACTTGTCTAGCAATAGAAATGAGGAGATTAGGAAAGTTATGGAGATATTActaagagtcaagaagaggaaccCAATTCTTGTAGGAGAGAAAGAACCTGAAGCTGTAATGAAAGAACTTGTGCATAGAATAGAAAAGGGTGAAACTCCGGAGCAGCTTCGAGGCGTTCAGATCCTTGAAACAGAGATATCATCATTCTGTTCTGGAAATAGGGATAAAGACAACATTGATATGAAGTTCAAGGAATTGGACCGAGTAGTGGAGAGTCATTTGAATGGTGGTGTGATTCTTAACGTGGGTGATTTAAGGTGGCTTGTAGAGCAGCCAAAGGCAGGAGGAGGGGCAGCAATAGGTGTGGGAGTCTCATCTTCTGTGCAGCAAGTTGTGTCGAAATTGGGGCATTTGTTAGCTAGGCATGGAACGTCTGGTCGAATATGGCTCATTGGAATTGCAACCTGTGAAACATATCTTCGGTGTCAAGTATATCATCCCTCAGTGGAGAGTGATTGGGAGATGCAACCTGTACCTATGGCTGCTAGACCTGCTCCAGGAATGTTTCAGAG ATATGTTGTTAGCAATTCAATGGACTCACTTATTCCCCTAAAGCCATTTCCAGCAATGGTGCCCCCAGCAAAGAAGTCTGCAGAAAGTAATGAATTGAAGAAAAAAATTCATTGCTGCTCCCAGTGTATGGCTAACTACGAACAAGAACTCAGTAAAATGGAGGAGGAGAAGAAGGCTAGTGTGCTTTCTGCATCTCCACAGTCCATATCAGAAGATCAGACATCACAGACATTGCCTCCTTGGCTTAAAAGTGCAGCAAGAACAACTAGCAGTGTCAAAGGACCAGATACATTGCAG GCAAAAGATCAGGAGCTTGTGTGGAATAAAAAACTGGATGAAATGCAAAAGAAATGGAGTGATACATGTCGTTCTTTGCATCCTCATTTTCATGTACTGCGACCAGTTATATCAGTTAGCCAACAGGAATCATTAAGGACACCTGCTCAGgcaatggatgcaaatgaaaaaagACAAATTGATTGTACTGTTGAAAATTCAGGATTTCAAGATCCAAGTAGAGGCAACAGGATGTTTTCTATGCCACTCGACTCTTTATGGCATCCATCTTCTCAGTCCCAGTGTGCTGTGCCTATCTTGGCACAAACTAATGGGACAGTAGTTGAGGGCATTTCTAGAGCTTCTTTTACAAAAGGTCATGCCAGAATCCCCCAGGTTGGGCTTGGAGGTTCCTCATGTGACCCCTCAATGAGCTTGCCACGATCCTGTCATGCATCTACTCCCCAGCCAACCTCAGTTATGACGGATCTTGCATTAGGAAGGTCTAGTTTGCTTTTATCCCCTTCTTGCAACATAAGCACCATAGGTGAAAGGAACCCTGTGGAATTGTCCCACAAAGAACGTCTGAATGACTTACCAGGTTGTCGACCATCTAACTTTAATTTACCTTGGCAACTTTCTCCCAAAGTGTCAACTCGATTGACTGATGCACACCCACCTGGAGCAACAAGGTCTTTGTTTGATCAGAAAAGTAGTAAAGATTTTGGCTCAAATCAACATGTGGATGCAGATGCATTCAAGAAAGTTTACAAGGGTCTTGATGAAAAGGTTGGGTGGCAGAATGAGGCAGTTGTTTCTGTGACAAATGCAATTATGCAATGTAGATCAGGGAACAAGCGTCGTGGTATGGGTCTGAAAGGAGATATATGGTTGCTTTTCATGGGTCCTGATCGAGTGGCAAAATGGAAGATGGCTGCAGCTCTCCCTGAGCTTATATTTGGGAGCGAACGAAATTTTGTTTGTATCAAATTAAGCTCACATGACAGTGTGATGTCTTCAAGTTGGAATCAAGGCCCATGTGAATATGCTGTCAACTTTCGGGGAAAGACAGCTTTAGATAGGATTGCTGAAGCAGTTAGGCAGAATCCATTCTCTGTTGTACTTTTGGAAGATGTAGATCAAGCTGATTCTTTGATTCATGGCAGCTTGATTCAGGCAATTGAGAAAGGAAGGTTATCAGATTCACATGGAAGAGAAGTTAGTGTTGGTAATGTAATTTTCATCATGACAAGTTCAAGGACAGAGAAAGACCAGGAGTCAGCAAGGCAAGATGTACGTTTTTCTGAAGAAAAAGTAGCAATGGCTTGTGGATGGCCAATGCAGCTTTCAGTTGACAGTGCCCGATTTGAAGTTCTAATCAGCAAATGTAAGAGAGTTTTTGTTACTAATTCCTCTCAAGAGTCAGAAAATAAGAATAATGAACCTCTGCCTTTAGGCTTGGGTTTGAGAGGCAAACGGAAAGCTGACTGGATGAAAAATGAACCAGCTCAAAATGATTGTGGAAAGAATCTCAAGAAGATAAGTAAAGAACCTTTGGTATGCTTGGACTTGAACCTCTCTGTAGAGGAGAATGATGCAACAGACTTTTCTGTTAGTCAAGGACCTGCTGAAGCATGCCAAGGATCTCGTGACTCAAGTGACCTGACAGTTGAGCAGGGAGTTAAATTTGCCAGCGAACATTTCAAGGAGCTTGCTGATTTAGTGGATGAGAGAGTAGTTTTTAAGCCTTATGATTTTGAAAGTCTCGCAGATAAAATTGTTGAGACCATTAGTTCAAAGTTCTTCAGTATAATTGGAGCTGAAGGGTTAATGGAGATTGATGTAAAAGCTCTGGAGCAGATCCTTGCTTCTGTTTGGTTCAACCCTGATGGAATGAAGATGTTTGAGAATTGGATTGAACAGGTGCTGGAATGCAGTTTAATGGAAGTACGCACATCATGCAACGTTTCAGCTGACACAGTTATTAAACTATTTATTGAGAAGGATTGTTTTTCTGGAGGAAAACCACCTGCAGCATGTCTCCCTAGAAAAATCTCAGTTAACAGACGAACTAAACCCTGCCAAAATGCAGGTGCTATTTAA